Proteins from one Dysgonomonas sp. HDW5A genomic window:
- a CDS encoding PsbP-related protein, with product MKLIKSTIILALAVMVVSCGGNSNKENAQSESVEQVADSNKVAAGTYTNELLGYSISYPKDILLPQDASANSEEQIFKAAEGKAELRIYSDKRTDKSGASLAFNAAYEEDIADKKGRQIAHSALSPNYYVISGLDGDMLYYQKTIFTKGALVTAILKYPKEEKDTYNAMISPIFNSFK from the coding sequence ATGAAACTTATTAAAAGTACAATTATCTTAGCACTAGCCGTAATGGTTGTTAGTTGCGGTGGAAATTCAAATAAAGAGAATGCACAGAGTGAATCTGTTGAACAGGTTGCCGATAGTAACAAAGTAGCAGCAGGTACTTATACCAATGAACTTTTGGGATACAGTATAAGCTATCCGAAAGATATACTTTTACCTCAGGATGCCTCAGCAAATAGTGAAGAGCAAATTTTCAAGGCTGCCGAAGGAAAAGCAGAGTTGCGTATTTATAGCGATAAGCGTACAGATAAGAGTGGTGCCTCTCTGGCTTTTAATGCAGCTTATGAAGAAGACATAGCCGATAAAAAAGGACGTCAGATTGCTCATAGTGCATTGAGTCCCAATTATTATGTTATATCGGGTCTGGATGGAGACATGCTCTATTATCAAAAGACAATTTTCACGAAAGGAGCTTTAGTTACAGCTATTCTTAAATATCCAAAAGAAGAAAAAGACACTTATAATGCAATGATTTCTCCTATATTCAACTCATTTAAGTAA
- a CDS encoding glycoside hydrolase family 88 protein — MKTSKITVLTFLLMGTFFITSCTKEKKKEKENFINENVEFASAQTKLMLANVGEPTGKNYPRTANENGTLRVTDMYDWTPGFFPGSLWYLYELTGDTTWRYNAEKWTHSLEPLKTYTGNHDLGFMMYCSYGNAERLASKPEYKDILIESARSLSTRYDDKVQSIKSWNGGKAWGDTTKWTFPVIIDNMMNLELLFNASKISGDKQFYDIAVKHANTTIKNHFREDFSSYHVVDYDTITGDVRFKGTAQGFSDNSTWARGQAWAIYGFTMVYRETKDSTYLNTAKQLADYFIKNLPADFIPLWDFNVAQTGYTPQGKSYAVEFQEKLKDASAAAIVCSALFELGEFTQNKSYTEMAIKMLHSLASPNYRATLGTNANFIIMHCVGSIPHKSEINVPLCYADYYFLEALVRYKNLK, encoded by the coding sequence ATGAAAACATCAAAAATAACAGTACTCACTTTTTTATTAATGGGTACCTTCTTTATCACTTCTTGCACAAAAGAAAAAAAGAAAGAAAAAGAAAACTTCATCAACGAAAATGTAGAGTTTGCCTCAGCACAAACAAAGCTTATGCTTGCTAATGTAGGAGAACCAACAGGCAAAAACTATCCACGCACGGCCAATGAGAACGGTACACTGAGAGTTACCGATATGTATGACTGGACTCCCGGATTTTTTCCCGGTTCGCTATGGTATTTATATGAATTGACCGGTGATACTACATGGAGATACAATGCCGAGAAATGGACACATTCGCTCGAACCTCTAAAAACGTATACTGGCAATCACGATCTTGGCTTTATGATGTATTGCAGCTATGGTAATGCCGAACGGTTGGCTTCTAAGCCTGAATACAAGGATATACTGATTGAGAGTGCCCGGTCTTTATCAACACGATATGATGATAAAGTACAATCGATAAAGTCCTGGAATGGGGGTAAGGCATGGGGAGATACTACAAAATGGACTTTTCCGGTTATCATTGATAATATGATGAATCTTGAGTTACTTTTCAATGCTTCGAAAATATCGGGAGATAAACAATTCTACGATATTGCTGTAAAGCATGCTAATACAACCATCAAAAATCATTTCCGGGAAGACTTCAGCTCGTATCATGTTGTAGATTACGATACCATAACGGGGGACGTCCGTTTCAAAGGAACAGCTCAGGGTTTTAGCGACAACTCTACATGGGCTCGCGGTCAGGCATGGGCAATTTACGGATTTACTATGGTCTACAGGGAAACAAAGGATTCAACTTATCTGAATACAGCTAAACAGTTGGCTGATTACTTCATAAAAAATTTACCTGCCGATTTTATACCTCTATGGGATTTTAATGTAGCCCAGACCGGATATACCCCTCAGGGAAAATCATATGCTGTAGAGTTTCAGGAAAAATTAAAAGATGCATCGGCAGCAGCCATTGTCTGCTCTGCCTTATTTGAATTAGGGGAGTTTACTCAGAATAAATCTTACACCGAAATGGCGATCAAAATGCTTCATAGCTTGGCATCTCCAAATTATAGAGCAACTTTAGGCACAAATGCTAATTTCATAATTATGCATTGTGTGGGAAGTATTCCTCATAAGTCAGAGATTAACGTTCCGTTATGCTATGCCGATTACTACTTCTTAGAAGCACTGGTTAGATATAAGAATCTTAAATAA
- a CDS encoding BlaI/MecI/CopY family transcriptional regulator, protein MQLTKAEEQIMQILWTLGEGTVQDILKEFIKEKPARTTIATILGILETKEFVAHRTDGRSNVYWAIIKKEDYSKKQLFGFLKNYFDGSFSSMTSFFAKEANLSIDDLDKLLEETRQSLQEDQNKKEKGL, encoded by the coding sequence ATGCAACTGACAAAGGCTGAAGAACAAATTATGCAGATACTGTGGACTCTAGGGGAGGGCACAGTGCAGGATATATTAAAGGAGTTTATTAAAGAGAAACCAGCAAGAACTACCATAGCTACCATTTTAGGAATATTAGAGACTAAAGAGTTTGTGGCTCACAGAACGGATGGTCGATCGAATGTTTACTGGGCGATTATAAAAAAAGAAGACTACTCGAAAAAACAATTATTCGGCTTTTTGAAAAACTATTTCGACGGATCTTTTTCTTCGATGACTTCTTTCTTTGCCAAAGAAGCCAATTTATCAATAGATGACTTGGATAAGCTTTTGGAGGAAACCAGACAGTCATTACAGGAAGATCAAAACAAAAAAGAAAAAGGATTATGA